The following proteins are co-located in the Solanum pennellii chromosome 8, SPENNV200 genome:
- the LOC107027034 gene encoding 54S ribosomal protein L24, mitochondrial-like, translating into MAFRSKEMMKKIVKNIGGEKNLASGVNERLDKCVPNAKVVMGRAQRGLFAGRHIQFGNRVSEKGGNTSRRTWKPNVQEKRLFSYILDRQIRVKVTTHALRCIDKAGGIDEYLLKTPYHEMDTELGLFWKAKIEKLYEELGKMEVVFFTPEEETKLEEQFKEVKLEERAARREAKRKMYG; encoded by the exons ATGGCGTTTAGATCCAAGGAAATGATGAAAAAGATAGTGAAGAATATAGGTGGAGAGAAGAACTTGGCATCTGGAGTTAATGAACGGCTTGATAAATGCGTGCCAAATGCAAAAGTTGTCATGGGTCGTGCTCAGCGTGGCCTCTTCGCTGGCCGTCACATTCAGTTTGGCAATCGGGTCAGTGAGAAAGGTGGAAATAC GTCTAGGAGGACTTGGAAGCCTAATGTGCAAGAGAAACGGCTTTTCAGCTACATCCTAGATCGCCAAATTCGTGTGAAGGTTACAACTCATGCCTTGCGATGTATTGACAAGGCAGGTGGTATTGATGAGTACCTGCTGAAGACACCTTACCATGAGATGGACACTGAATTAGGCCTGTTCTGGAAAGCTAAGATTGAGAAGTTGTACGAGGAGCTTGGGAAAATGGAGGTAGTTTTCTTTACACCCGAAGAAGAAACAAAACTTGAAGAGCAATTTAAGGAAGTGAAGTTGGAAGAAAGAGCAGCCCGTAGGGAAGCCAAAAGGAAGATGTATGGTTGA